GGCTCTTGTTCCGTTATGAAGTTTCAATTATCTTTGTGATCGTGGCTATAGTTGTTGCAATTGGTGCTTCTATTGCTCTTCTCTTCCGCCAGGTCagtgttatatatatatgttttttagtttaattaactACCTATTGACTGAACTACTTCGAATTCGAATTCCAAAATGGCCATGTTAGAAATCAATTTAATATACCACTGATCTGTTAATAATTAATGTCCTATTCGGTTCTTTCGCAAAGTATATAATACTGTAGTTAGTTTTAATTGAATCATGTCATTGGTAAAAAAGGGAAAAATGAAGAAGTACattaatattttgaatttgatttaatATATGGAAGTTCAGAATACACGTCGCAACATGAAGAAAACAAGTGGTCTCTTCACGAGCAGGAGGGTACGGCATGGCTTCATAAGGAGAAGATTAAGTACTGAGGTTAACTCATACTCAAGAACGAGAATTCAAATTTATTATATAGAGATCGATAACAAACACAATATGTATTGTATGTGTCAAACCATCCAAACAGAAAAGCACTCTCAGAGCCAACAGTTTTGCAACGCTTATGGGAAATAATAACTAAACTTTTTTTGCAACTGAGCGTTCGTTCATATCGAGTTTTGAAGTTGATTTCTCTCATTAATTATGTTctattttcatcattttgttatctAGGTTTATGGAGATTCAGTAGCGTTTTCTTGCCCAGGAGTTCCTATTGTGCCAAATATTTGCATCTTCTTTAACATGTTCTTATTTGGCCAGGTACGTCCATCATCTCTCCTTTATGAAATTTTCGCCAAAatgatattatatattttaagttgAATATTTTATGAACTTTTGTTTACAGTTACATCATGAAGCATGGGTGAGATTTGTGATTCTAAGTTTTGTTATGGTTGGTGTTTATGCAATATATGGCCAATATCATGGAGACCCCAATGCAGATGAAACTATTATTTATCACGAAGCTCCAGCGGAATAAGCTCAATGAGTAATCAGTTCGAATGttgaacaattttttttgggCGTGGGAGAGGACGGTGTTTGTTAAAATCTATGGAGCCAATAATCTATTTGGGTATACTCAGGTTAAATTGTGGCGAAAAATTGGTCCATGTAATCGACTACATTGGGATAAGGCTTGGTTATTGTTAGGTTAGATTGTATATGAGACTGTCAGAAAACATAATCTTTCCCATTAAGAGATCCTCCCTTTCTCCCCCAACATGTGTAATATATATCATGTATCTCTTGTTTACAACTTGATTAAAAAGAGAAATTCATCATGTGCAACTTGATTAAAAATTTGTTGTATGTCATGAGTGGATGCATCATCATCACAAATTTGTTGTGGTAGCATGATTAAACACAAGCTGCTAATGATCACCCACTTGTCACAACATAAAGGTTGTTATGTGGGTCATATAATAACTCAATAATTGATCCATTGATATTGTTCTTGtgaacacaataatagattaagAGTGTGAGAGTTGTGTTATATATGACTTTGCACCTTATTGGTTACCACCATTATCATCCAAACTTGGCATCTTATGCATGTAGTTTTCAATTTTGGATGGATTTGGTACATATTTCTTTTTGGATTTCTGTGATAAAGTCAGgtgaaaattaagttatattataGCCCTTCAACCTTTTGAAGACAAGATTGTGTCTTCTGACCATAGCGAACAAAACGAATCGGGTCAAGAAACAGAAGCACTCAAAGCAACATCGATCGATAATTAGTTGTATGCGAAAATCAAAAAATGGAAGTAATACTACAACAAATTAACAGAAACTGAACTTAATCAGTTATGGGAAGCATAAAATGAACAAAACGAATCGGGTCAAGAAACATAAGCAATGAAAGCAATATTGATCGATATTTAGTTGTATGTGAAAATCAATAAGTGGAAGTAATGCCACAACAAAATAACAGAATTTGAACTTAATCGGTTACGCCGAAGCATAAAatgaaaatcaaataatcaaaagcGAAGAGAAAGCTCAATGAAACAAGAATTAATAAAACCTTTTGATGAACAAATGGAATACAACAATGGAGTTTACAATTCACCTAACATTGTTGTCTCCAAACATTTTCTGACCTTTTGATCTTTCAATTGATACAGTTTTCTGCAGCCGAATCTGAGCTTTGAACTTGGCTATAAATTCACTAGCTTTCTTATCAACCTCCGAGTCCAATCCTGATTCATTGACATACTCGGACACCCTATCATCGTCCGAGCTACCCTGGATGCTCTTATCAGAGTCTTCTTTATACACGTTCTTCAATGGTTCTGGTTTATCTCTCTTACGATGGCTCGAAAACGTACCCTCGTTATGATTAGGAATATAACAATCGAGAGTTTTCTTACTGATCCCTTTCAATATCGAATCGGGTTCTCTACTTTTCGGCTTCTTTAGAACAACCTTATCATCATCAGCTTGCTTGCtagatatttcatcattttttttcgtTCCGGAAGTCAATCCATTGACTCTTCTTGTTCTAACCGATTTCCCCTTCGCTAGAGCTTTTGCTAAGCTTGTAGGCTTGTCTGAGTCCAAGTGCAAACGATGCATCACCGACTCTTCGTAGCGAGGTGGTGGATCGTCATCTACAATTCCACTTTTACCCTTCAAGTCATCATGAAGCAAGCTGTTGATACTATATCCACGATCTTCAAATGGTTGCAACGAAGTTTCTACGTTTCTTCTAGCTGAAGATGACGGTgaacttgaagaagaagaagaggaagaagaagatccaTGCAAGCTCTTCTTTTCCCCTAAGCCTTCTTGCAGCGAGTTCATATTCTCCGATGAAACTGAATCTAAGGAAGAACGCATACTCGTGTTACTCGTATGGGACGAGAAAGATCCCATAGACTGCAAAGACCGTGAACTACGTGATTCAAGTTGAATTTCATCAACCGATATTGGCCTGAAATTCGAAGGATGAGGAACAACAGCATATCTCCCTCTAGTTTCCATCGTTTCGTTTCTTGAAGACACCTGCGAAATCATCTTCACCAAATCCATTTCCTCGAAATCCATATCTTCAGAAACAGGCACAAAGGAATTCTTCTTTTGTCCTAAATCTTCGACATGGAAATCCACATTTTCGGACGCATGCGCATAGGAAGTGTTCTTCTGCTCCATATCTTTGTCTCGGGAATTCATATTTTCTGAAGTATGCAAAGGGAAACTCTCTTTTTGTACCATACCATCTTCCTCTTGGAAGTCTATAGTGGCCGAAGAAATTCCGGTGTCGGAAGAAAATGATCGTGCAGACTGGAAAGACGAACCATGCGACTCAAATTGAGTTTCATCAGCAGACATTGTCCTGAAATTCGCAGGATAAACACCATCAGCGTGTTTCCCTTTCGTCGCCATCCTTCTGTTTCTCAAAGAACGGCCCTCGGAAACCTTTTTTCCCAAATCTCTTCTTTGAATCCTTTGTTCCTTATCTTCCTCTTCGAAAACCATATTTTCCGGAGCAGGCACAAAGGAAGTCTTCCTCCGTCTCACGTCTTTGTCTTGAAAATTCTTCATTTCTGAAGCATGCACAAATGAAGACTCCTTTCGTATCATTTCGTCCTCTTCGAAAATCATATTTTCCTGAGCAGGTACAAAGGAAACCTTCCTCCGTCTCACGTCATTGTCTTGAAAATTCTTCATTTCCGAAGCATGCTCAAACGAAGACTCTTTTCGTGTCATTTCCTCCTCTTGAAAGTTCACATTATCCGACGCAATCGAATCAAACGAAGAATAGACACCGGCATGAGAAAAGAATGACGCTGTATTCGATCCAAGTCCATCAAATTTAGTGTCATCAACCGAAATAGAACTAAACTGCGAAGAACCATTAACATTGCCATAAACTTTCTCCCTTTCCATCCTTCCGAACCTCGAATTCCAATCAATATGCGAAGCTATTCCACCACCAACACCACCAACGGCAGCATCATTAAATTCTTTCTCCAAATTAGTAGGGTCCATATCTCCAAACTCCCTATCTTCACTCATATCTAGCCTCTTAGCCGAACGAATCGAACCTAAACTCAAATCACTCGCATTCTCATCTACATATCTTAAACCATCCACTTCACTTTCAACCAATTTCAAACTCCGAACCGGTAATCCAAGAGGCTTATGACCAACAACCTCACCACATTCACCATTCCCATAGTACGGTTGAGCAACAACAACAGGCTCACTATAATAATACTCAGAACTCCAAGATTGAACCACATTTGTTCCATTTCCATCATCAAATCTAACCGAATTACCGGAATAACCGAAATTATCATCAGAATTACCCAATTTTTGAGTATTGTACTGTTCATCAAAAACACCGACAGTactattactattactattacCCTCAAAATACTGAGAATCATTCCAATGCATCATCATCTTATTCTCCTCAAATCCATTTTCAATTTCAGACTCATCACCAAAAATAGTTGAAGCAGGAAAAAACTTGGAAACATAACTAGGTGTTGTGGAATTGTTACTATTACTACTATCACCACTAGGTTGAGTTTCTAAATTAGTCTCTAATTCAGCATTTCTTCTACTAAACAGACCATAAGCAACAACAATGCCAATGAACAGAAGATGAAGAAGCTCCCAAAGCTTGGTGagtatggtttggttcaaaaaCTCAGGAGCTTGTGAGGGAAAAAatagaagaacaacaacaaaaattgctaAAAATAGAAACTTTATAACGAAATCTGAACAAGAGTTACCTTTTCTGACTGGTTTTGGTTGGATCTGTAAATGGGGTTTTGGGATAGGGGTTGGATCCGCCATTGATGAGGTTTCAGAGAAATGGGTGTTGGTTGGGATTTGTGAATTTGTGAAATTGTGAAATGGGaatgaaaattgaagaaaagaagaGACTTTGGTTGAGGGACAAAAATGGAAGAACAAACATTTAAGGTAAATGTTAGTGGTTGGTACGATGTGGTAGAATTCAAAAAGTGTCTTTGTCAATAATTACCGTTTATTTAGAATGACGAAATTGCCCTTGTGTTGGTTTGAGTTTTACTATAATTGGAATATTATTTGAGAACGGTTTTTGGGTTATTAAAGACTATGGTGTTAAGTTATTTTTTATACTTGAATGAGTTGAGATGGGTCATGGAGAAAAGAATCTTGTTGTTAATTAACCGTTAAGTAATCAATTGTTTGATGTTGTATTGTTGTATGGTTACCAAACTAAGTAATGTAAT
The Vicia villosa cultivar HV-30 ecotype Madison, WI linkage group LG6, Vvil1.0, whole genome shotgun sequence genome window above contains:
- the LOC131608769 gene encoding uncharacterized protein LOC131608769, with the translated sequence MADPTPIPKPHLQIQPKPVRKGNSCSDFVIKFLFLAIFVVVLLFFPSQAPEFLNQTILTKLWELLHLLFIGIVVAYGLFSRRNAELETNLETQPSGDSSNSNNSTTPSYVSKFFPASTIFGDESEIENGFEENKMMMHWNDSQYFEGNSNSNSTVGVFDEQYNTQKLGNSDDNFGYSGNSVRFDDGNGTNVVQSWSSEYYYSEPVVVAQPYYGNGECGEVVGHKPLGLPVRSLKLVESEVDGLRYVDENASDLSLGSIRSAKRLDMSEDREFGDMDPTNLEKEFNDAAVGGVGGGIASHIDWNSRFGRMEREKVYGNVNGSSQFSSISVDDTKFDGLGSNTASFFSHAGVYSSFDSIASDNVNFQEEEMTRKESSFEHASEMKNFQDNDVRRRKVSFVPAQENMIFEEDEMIRKESSFVHASEMKNFQDKDVRRRKTSFVPAPENMVFEEEDKEQRIQRRDLGKKVSEGRSLRNRRMATKGKHADGVYPANFRTMSADETQFESHGSSFQSARSFSSDTGISSATIDFQEEDGMVQKESFPLHTSENMNSRDKDMEQKNTSYAHASENVDFHVEDLGQKKNSFVPVSEDMDFEEMDLVKMISQVSSRNETMETRGRYAVVPHPSNFRPISVDEIQLESRSSRSLQSMGSFSSHTSNTSMRSSLDSVSSENMNSLQEGLGEKKSLHGSSSSSSSSSSSPSSSARRNVETSLQPFEDRGYSINSLLHDDLKGKSGIVDDDPPPRYEESVMHRLHLDSDKPTSLAKALAKGKSVRTRRVNGLTSGTKKNDEISSKQADDDKVVLKKPKSREPDSILKGISKKTLDCYIPNHNEGTFSSHRKRDKPEPLKNVYKEDSDKSIQGSSDDDRVSEYVNESGLDSEVDKKASEFIAKFKAQIRLQKTVSIERSKGQKMFGDNNVR